The following coding sequences lie in one Sorghum bicolor cultivar BTx623 chromosome 6, Sorghum_bicolor_NCBIv3, whole genome shotgun sequence genomic window:
- the LOC8080241 gene encoding UNC93-like protein 1, with protein sequence MADDMVVTQHQVEVEVDGLPTEMAKHGLLRYNSPLAQVFLIGLVCFCCPGMFNALSGLGGGGQLDHATIDKANTALYTCFAVFGVVGGAAHNLFGPRNTLLLGALAYPLYAMSFLYYNHHHTNTFAVIAGTLLGAGAGLLWASQGAILTSYPPADRRGTYISIFWCLYNLGGVFGGLFPFSFNYHRGSRKAASVNDGTYIAFMAFMLIGAALTLLILPPNKIVRDDGSKATGFAYSVAKEGTEILKLFTNWKMLLVLPAAWTSNFFYTYQFNNVNGVLFTLRTQGLNNVFYWCARMVGSAGIGYLLDFGFASSCRKRGLIGVTIVTVLGTAIWGGGLANQLRYRDGQWQEELIDFKDGRRYAGPFLLFSSYGLLDAMFQSLVYWIIGALANDSQMLSRYVGFYNGVQSAGAAVAWQIDMHKTSLITQLIVNWALMTVSCPLLVLLLLLAVKD encoded by the exons ATGGCTGATGATATGGTCGTCACGCAGCatcaggtggaggtggaggtggatggGTTGCCAACTGAAATGGCCAAGCACGGCCTCCTTCGCTACAACTCTCCGTTGGCACAGGTTTTCCTGATAGGTCTGGTGTGCTTCTGCTGTCCCGGCATGTTCAACGCGCTCTCCGGCCTCGGTGGTGGTGGTCAACTCGACCACGCCACCATCGACAAGGCCAACACTGCCCTCTACACCTGCTTTGCCGTCTTCGGCGTTGTCGGTGGTGCAGCTCACAATCTATTTGGCCCACGCAATACCCTTCTCCTAGGTGCCCTCGCCTACCCACTCTATGCCATGTCCTTTCTTTACTACAACCACCACCACACAAACACCTTCGCCGTCATTGCCGGGACCCTCCTTGGTGCTGGCGCAGGCCTCCTCTGGGCTTCCCAGGGTGCCATTCTAACCTCCTACCCACCCGCAGACCGCCGCGGCACCTACATCTCTATCTTTTGGTGCCTCTACAATCTTGGAGGCGTGTTCGGAGGATTGTTTCCTTTCTCTTTCAACTACCACCGTGGTAGCCGCAAGGCTGCAAGCGTTAACGACGGAACTTACATTGCGTTCATGGCCTTCATGCTCATCGGAGCTGCACTCACCCTCCTCATCTTGCCGCCCAACAAGATCGTCCGCGATGATGGAAGCAAGGCCACAGGGTTCGCGTACTCAGTGGCCAAAGAGGGCACTGAGATCCTCAAGCTCTTCACCAATTGGAAGATGTTGCTCGTGCTCCCTGCTGCCTGGACCAGCAACTTCTTCTACACCTACCAGTTCAACAATGTCAACGGTGTCCTCTTCACTCTCCGCACCCAGGGCCTCAATAACGTCTTCTACTGGTGCGCACGAATGGTAGGCTCTGCCGGCATCGGATACTTGCTTGACTTTGGCTTCGCTAGCAGCTGCAGGAAGAGGGGGCTCATTGGGGTCACTATTGTCACTGTGCTTGGCACTGCCATTTGGGGAGGAGGCCTCGCCAACCAGCTCAGGTACAGGGATGGACAGTGGCAAGAAGAGCTTATTGACTTCAAGGATGGACGACGATACGCTGGCCCTTTTCTACTCTTCTCCAGCTACGGGCTACTGGACGCCATGTTCCAGAGCCTCGTCTATTGGATCATTGGCGCCCTAGCAAATGATTCGCAGATGCTCAGTAG ATATGTTGGGTTCTACAATGGGGTACAGAGTGCTGGAGCTGCTGTCGCATGGCAAATCGACATGCACAAGACTTCCCTAATAACCCAGCTGATTGTGAACTGGGCACTTATGACTGTCAGCTGCCCgttgctggtcctgctgctgtTATTGGCTGTCAAGGACTAG
- the LOC110436286 gene encoding sugar transport protein 5-like: protein MAICLMAASCGLVFGYHVGVAGGVTQMESFLNKFFPEVVSGMKSAKRDAYCMYDNQLLTAFTSSMYIGSSLSSLVASRVTMASRVTRRVGRQSVMLIGGVLFLFGSIINAGAVTVSMLIMGQMLLGFGVGFTTQAAPLYLAETSPPRWRGAFTIAYHIFVCIGSVIANMVNYLTNSMPYWGWRISLGVAAIPAIIIIVGALLVTDSPSSLVLRGEPDKARVSLQHIRGSDANIEAEFKDIVCAVEEACQNEQGAFKRLCNKRYRPYAVMMVAIPVFFQLTGMIVVFVLAPVLFRTVGFSSQKAILGSAIVNLVTLCAVITSTFVVDRYGRRSLFLIGGISMIIFQVAVSWILAEHLGKHNAVTMARSYAMAVLVLMCLYTFSLGLSWDSLKWVILSEIHPVETRSVGQAISMTIAFVLYFIQAQVFTTLLCNLKFGIFLFFAGWVLAMTAFIVVLLPETKGVPLEAMRAVWARHWYWKRFFLQDINKHDLSSTG from the exons ATGGCCATCTGCCTCATGGCTGCTTCCTGTGGCCTCGTCTTCGGCTACCATGTTGGTGTCGCAG GTGGTGTCACACAAATGGAGTCATTCTTGAATAAGTTCTTCCCGGAAGTGGTGAGCGGGATGAAGAGTGCAAAGCGTGATGCCTATTGCATGTACGACAACCAGCTTCTTACAGCATTCACGTCATCGATGTACATTGGTAGCTCCCTGTCATCATTAGTGGCAAGCCGTGTGACAATGGCAAGCCGTGTGACAAGAAGGGTTGGACGCCAATCTGTCATGCTCATCGGTGGCGTCTTATTCCTCTTCGGCTCTATCATCAACGCTGGGGCTGTTACTGTCAGCATGCTCATCATGGGCCAGATGCTACTAGGCTTCGGTGTTGGCTTCACTACGC AGGCTGCTCCACTCTATCTCGCCGAAACATCACCGCCAAGGTGGCGTGGAGCATTCACAATAGCCTACCACATATTCGTTTGTATCGGCTCAGTGATCGCGAACATGGTGAACTATCTAACAAACTCCATGCCCTACTGGGGCTGGCGGATCTCACTCGGTGTCGCTGCCATAccagccatcatcatcatcgtggGTGCCCTTTTGGTAACAGACAGCCCAAGCAGCCTAGTGCTACGTGGTGAGCCGGATAAGGCTCGTGTGTCACTGCAGCACATCCGTGGGTCAGATGCTAACATCGAAGCCGAGTTCAAGGACATTGTTTGTGCAGTCGAAGAGGCATGCCAGAACGAGCAAGGTGCGTTCAAGAGGCTATGCAATAAGAGGTACCGACCATACGCGGTGATGATGGTGGCCATACCTGTGTTCTTCCAGCTCACGGGCATgatcgtcgtcttcgtcttggCACCGGTGCTGTTCCGGACCGTAGGCTTCAGCAGCCAGAAGGCGATTCTTGGTTCTGCCATAGTTAACCTTGTGACCTTGTGCGCGGTCATCACATCCACCTTCGTCGTGGACAGATATGGCCGGAGGTCCTTGTTCCTCATAGGTGGCATCAGCATGATAATTTTTCAG GTGGCCGTGTCATGGATACTTGCGGAGCACCTTGGGAAGCACAATGCAGTGACGATGGCGAGGAGCTATGCGATGGCCGTGCTGGTGCTCATGTGCCTGTACACCTTCAGCTTGGGTCTGTCGTGGGATTCACTCAAGTGGGTGATTCTGAGCGAGATCCACCCCGTTGAAACTAGGTCCGTGGGGCAGGCCATCTCCATGACCATCGCGTTCGTCCTCTACTTTATACAGGCACAGGTGTTCACGACCCTGCTCTGCAATCTGAAATTCGGGATATTCCTCTTCTTTGCCGGCTGGGTGCTGGCCATGACGGCTTTCATCGTGGTGCTCCTGCCGGAGACGAAAGGAGTGCCACTAGAGGCTATGCGGGCAGTATGGGCACGCCATTGGTACTGGAAGAGGTTCTTCCTGCAGGATATCAACAAACACGACCTTAGTTCAACTGGTTAA